The DNA segment GCCATGAACATTGAGCACCAACGGCAGATTCTTCTTGTCCTTGCCCAATGGGTAGGTGAGGTACCCATAGACTGTAAGACCGTCGCGGGATTTGAACGATACCGGCTCCATCTGTGCAAGCGTGTAGTTGTTGAGCTCGGGCCGGTTGTCAAATAGAAAGGTCCCGCTTTGTTTCTTTCGATCGTAGGCAAAGTAAGAGACGGGTCCGTCATCTGCCGAAAATCCTACAATCCACGTGCCGTCGGCATCGTCTCTGGAGTAAGCCGAAAAATCGCCCCTGTCAAGCTTCGCAATCTTGTCGAAATCAGCTTTTATCAATTTATCAATCACTGTCCAGCTCTTCCGCTCTTTTGTAAACTCAACTGCCTGCACTTCGTAAGTATCAGGACTAATCATCACATCGCTGGCATCATACTGGGGATCCTCTGCAATCACCTGTATCTTCCCTGTTGAGATCTCCATCTTCACAACCCGGCCCGCATTGACATCTCTTGAATCAATCAGGAAGAGGTAGTTCCCGTCTTTGGAAAAACCAAAGGCGCCGCTTGTGAGGCTATTCTCAGAGTCCCATGTAAGCAATTTCTTCCAGTCCGACTGCTCATTGTCCCGGATAAGGAGATCGAATCCGCCTTCAGGCGTGGATGCCGTGGCGCCTCGAACCTTGAAATTTCTGTCAATTACCCAGCCCGCCACGTTACCAGGGTTTTTCGCGACGAGCTTGAGCTCTCCGGTAGCGAGGTCGAGGTGATACACATCATGAACCTGGGGATTTTCTTTGTTCATCGCGATCAGAAGCTCGTTCGGGAAATGCTTGTCTCGCGCCACAATCTGCACCTGGACGTTTTCGAACGGTGTGAGCTCGCGAATCTCACTTGACTGGAGGTTTACTCCATAAAGACGCCAGTTCTCATTGCCGCCGACGTCCTGAAGATAGAGAATGTGCTTTCCGTCTGCCGCCCAAAAGTAAATGCGAATGCCACGATTTGTGTCCTTTGTAACGGCCTTATCATCTTGAGCGCCGATAGTCCTAACCCATACATTAAGCACGTTGTTGACTGGAGCAAGATACGAGAGCCGCGTCCCGTCGGGTGAAATCTGTGGCCCAGCTTTGACTGGATTTCCAAAGATTGTCTGGCGCGGGATCAGCTTAGGTTCTGCCGCCAGGCAAAGCGAAGCAAGAACCACGACAACCAACGAAGCTACAATCGGAACGACCAGTTTGCAGCACCTTCCCCTCCTCATACGACACCTCCTATGGTTTGTGAACTGCACAGGACTACGGCGACTCAAGCCGATTTGTTCCAACTAGTTTCTAGTACGCGGCTTTCCGTATCGCTCTTTTCAGATCGTGAATCTTCCGCCGAACAGTCTTGAGCTGGGGATGATCGTGGGCAGAAAGAGCTTCATCCCGTTTTTTCTTAAGCTCTTTAATTTGTGCCTTCATGGCTCTTTTGTCGATGCCAACTGCTTCATGGCGCTCGTGGACAGTAACCCCAAGAGCCTTGCAGAGGGCTGTCAGAAGGACATCCTTGTGCATCTGACTATGGCCTTTCACTGCCTCGTGCTCAACGCCGTCTGCGATCTTCCTGAGTTCAGCCACAGTCTTCTTCTTGAGCTCTCCAAACGTGTATGCCATGGGTCAACTCCTCCTTTCGACATTGCTGCAACTCATCATCTGATCACGACTGAGCTTGCCGCACAATATCGCTGACAGTCGTTACGTAGGCAAACCCAAGCGAGAGATTGAGGAGACTCGCCAGGTGCATCTCCTCATTTATGGTCCCCGTCCCGTCGGCCAGGAAGAAAACTCTCAGGTCACGATAGTATGCATCCCGTGCAGTGGATTCACAGCACATATTTGTCATGATGCCCGAGATCACAAGGTCTTCAATCTTGAGACAGCGAAGAATGGTTTCCAGGTCGGTATTGTAGAACGCAGAATATCTGTGTTTCAGGACTACTTTCTCATTCCTGCGAGGGAAAATATCTTCATGAACCTCACTCTCCGGGGTGCCTTCAACGCACATTCCTTCCCACCACCACTCCATAATGCCGGCATCAATCCGGTCCGGATGGTGAACGTGACGCGTGTAAATCACCGGGCGCTTGGCCCTTCTGAACGCTCGGATGAGTCTTTTGACATTTGGAAGAATCGCGAGTCCGCCGCAGATGAATGAGGGAGACGACGGATCCAAGAAGTACTTCTGCATATCGATGACCATCAGAGCCGCTCCGCCCTTGCGTATCTTCATCCGGTGCCGGTTGTATAATTTGATCCTTGCAAGCCATTCATTGGTCTTCTCCCGGAGCGAGCCTTCCGTCACGTAGTAGTCCAAAGATTCCTCCTTTAGGCAAAAATAGTGACAGTCACCTATTTTTCCAGCGACCAGGCTGTATGTGTCCCTGCTCTCGTCTCCTATTCCCGGCAAAAAGGCGCCCAGAACCCGATCTCCGCAGCCTTCCGCGAAAGAAGCGGTCGGGACGGGCACGAAAAATAGGTGACTGTCACTATTTTATAGCGCGGATGCGTAGAGTTCGGCCACGTGTTTCACGGACATTTCGATATCGTTCGCGCGGAGAACCCGCCTGAGCTGCAAGTAACAGCCCGGGCATGATGTGGTCACCATGCTTGCGGCAGTGTCTCTTATAGAAAGGGCTTTGCGGGATCCGATCTTCCTTGAGAGTTCAGGCCAGGTGAAGGCAAATGTCCCGGCTCCGCCGCAGCATCTCGTCGATTCCCTCATCTCTACGAGATTCACTCCTGGAATGTTCTTCAGAATCTCCCTCGGTTCATCCTTTATCCCCTGTCCCCGCGCAAGATGGCAGGGATCGTGATAGGTTACCGCGAGCAAGAAGCTCCTTCTCGGCTTCTGAAGCTTCAGCTCTTTGACAAGAAATTCCGAGAAGTCATAGACTTTGTTCGAGAACTCCCGGGCATCAACACCGAGAACCTCATGCCATTCCTTCTTCAGCGTGAGCCCGCAGCTTCCGCATCCGGTTATGACTGCGTCTACTTTGGCCTTCTCGAAGACTTCGAGATTCCTTTCTGCCAGCTTGCGCCCAGTCCCGAATTCGCCTGAATTGAATACAGGCGTTCCGCAGCAGACCTGTTCCCTGGGGACGATGACTTCACAGCCGTGCCTTTCAAGAACCCAGACTATTGCCTCCCCGGCTTCTGTATGAAGGAAATTCGTGCCGCATCCCACAAAAAAGCCGACTCTCATGACCGGGTTCCTCACTCTCCTTCCGGGTCTATGACTGTCGATAAAGCTTCTTCCCTGGAGCTTGGGGAATCCACCTTCTCCATCAAGGCCGAGCATCGAGAACAGTCCCGGAAACCTTTGGAAGACAGAACCAGCTTTGACTGCGAGGTCAAGCTTTGTTCTTGACGGGACGATATCGTTCAGGACAAGCCGTTTGATAAGGCCGATCTTGCCTCTCGATGCAAGCTCGGCACGGAGCGAAAGAACAAGGTCGTCAACGTTACAACCGCTCGGGCACGCTTCGACACACGCCTTGCAATTCAGGCACGTGAAGATTCTATCTGACAGAATATGTGAAAGCGTGAGTCTCCCGTCCTGCAGCGCCTCCACGAGGGCTACTCTCCCCCTTGCCCCTTCCGATTCAACAAACGTTTCGAGATACGGAGGACAGACGGACTTGCACAGGCCGCACTTTATGCACCTGACTATGTCTTCTGAATGGGCTGATATGTGGGGATATTGCATTACTCAAACATCTTCCCGGGATTCATTATCCCTTTCGGATCGAAAGAATCCTTGAGTCTTTTCATTATCTTGATTCCTGCCTCACCGATTTCCTTCTTGAGGAACCTTGCCTTCTCGAATCCTATACCGTGTTCCCCGGAGAGAGTTCCACCCAGGTCAAGTGCGCGTTCAAAGATCTCTCCCGCAGCGCTCCCGGCTCTCCTCATTTCGTCTTCGTCCCTCTTGTCGCACAAGATTGTCGGATGAAGATTTCCATCTCCCGCGTGGCCGTAGGTTGCGATCACCAACTGATGCCTTCTTCCGATTTCTGCCACGGCCCTGACCATTTCAACAAGCTTTGTCCGTGGAACTACTATGTCCTCAAGAATCGTCGTAGGCTTCTTCCTGGCGAGAGCTGCAAATGCTCCACGCCTGGCCGCCCACAGTTTTTCACGTCTCTCCTTGTCTTTCTCCATCTGAACAGAAATTGCCCCGTTCTTTATGCTCAGTTCGCGCACTTTCTGCGCTTCCTTCATGGCAACTTCACTGAACCCATCGGTTTCTGAAAGCACAACCGCCGAAGTTCCCTCCGGGGAGTTCAGTCCCGAGCTCTCCTTGACTGCTGAGAGTGTGACACTATCCATGATTTCGAGAGCTGAAGGCGCAAGTCCGGCCGAGACTGCCTCACTTACAAGCGAGGCGGCATCTTCCAGACGTTTGAACGAAGCGAGGACAGTTATCCGCTCTTCGGGAACGGGTATAAGCCTGAGAATCGCAGAGGTTATGACGCCGAGTGTTCCCTCGGAGCCGGTAAAGAGTCTGGCGAGATCATAGCCCGTCACGCATTTGACAGTTCTTGCACCTGTCTTCACCAGCTCCCCGGTTGGAAGGACGACCTCAAGGCCCAGGATATAGTCTTTCGTCATTCCGTACTTGAAACCTCTCGGCCCTCCAGCCGAGTTTCCGATGTTTCCCCCAATCGAAGAGATCTCGAGACTCGCGGGGTCGGGAGGATAGAAAAGCCCCTCCTCCTCAAGTTTTCTCTGCAGCTCGCCGGTTACAACTCCAGGTTCAACGACTGCGAGAAGGTCTGCGGGAGCAATCTCCCTTATCGAATTCATCTTTGTGAGACAGAGGACGATTCCGCCTCTTAGCGGAACTGAGCCTCCGGTGAGTCCTGTTCCTGAACCCCTGGGAGTAACAGGGATTGCGTTTTCATTCGCAAGTACAAGGACTTTCGAAACATCCTCGGCTGTCCTCGGGGTGACCACCGCATCGGGCAGGCTTCTTATGAGCGTGGCGTCGTAGGAATGACAGACCAGCTCTTCATCCGACGTCAGCACGTTTTCCTGACCCAACTCTTTTCTCAGCTTTTTCAGCAAGGCGTCAGAAAGCATTGGCCAATTTCTCCGTGGACGATGTTCTCAGCCGGGATTTCATTGGGAATTCGGAATTGATGCAGGAGATTGGAAGACATCTCTCCTGAGGCTCTGAAGATACTCTTTCCTTTCCCCGACGGAATCGTATGAGAACAGCGAAACTCCCAGGACTCCCAGTCTCCTGGCTATCCTGATCTTCTCAACTGCGCTCCTTGAATGCTGATTATACACTGCGATGCCCGCCATGACACGGTCTTTCCCGGCTGATTGAACGGCTTTCCTGAGCTGCCGCTCGATAACCTCGCTCGAACGTGAGTAGCACATAGGGACTGCAAAATCCAGATATCCATTGCGCACCCATGAAACCCAGTCCTGGCCGTGAAGATCCCGCGACGCATCGCTGTCCGGCATCACGGCCGCCGAGAAAACGATGCCGGGCCTCTCTCTCCTTATTACTTCACCAATTCCCTTCACAGTTTCCGTAACACACTCGATCTGCCAGTTCTTCCACTTGCCGGCCAGGTCCGCTAAACCCGGCGCTCCAAAGTAGTCCAGGACGGCCCCGGGTCCGGTCTCAAGAGAAAGCGGATCGACGTAATAGACTCTCATGAACTCGCGCCTCGAAATCTCGTCAAAACCGGACTTCAAGGTTGGAAACCTGACATAGTCAAGGTGAATGCCGTCAACGGCATACTTCTCCACGATTTCAGAGACAACCGCCCTGATATACTCCCTGACATCCGGATTCCCGGGTGAAAGAAAGAGCCCTTCAATACTTCTGCGCCCAAGCTCTTCCCTCGAAATTGAAACAAAACTCCTTCCATCAGGGAAGGCGCCAAACCATTCCGGATGAAGATTTACCGCATGATCCGGTGAGACCGGCTTTGTCGGCTTGGACCAGGTGAGAAACACATTCACCCATGCGTGGACCTCAAGCCCCGCACTGTGTGCCCGGGTGATAACCAGGGAGAGAGGGTCAAAGCCGGAACGATTCATGTCCTCGGGTGGAGGGACAATCGAAGAGGAATAATACGCATCTCCCCTCCCCCGCACCTGAACAAAGAGCATGTTGAAATTCGCCTTCTTTGCTTCTCTCACCATCTGTTCTATCTTCTCAGGCGAGGTGAGAGTCGTCCTCACAACCCAGAGCGCCCTTCGTTCATGGACAGACCCCGGAGTAGTTCTCGCGCGCGGGGTAGAGAGCGAAACAGAAGGGTGAAATAGGAACAGCAACAGAAGAAGCAGAAAAGAAAAGAACCCGCATGAACGGGTCCCTGGTCTCATTATCAACCTATCCTTTTCTCGTGCTCTGAAACTCTGCCTCCTTCGAAATGGCGGCGGTTTCTACGGCCTTAAGGACTTTCTCTTTTTCTCCTTCTCTTCCTTCTGAGCCTTCAATTCGGCTATCTTGGCCTTCTCTGCTTCTCTTTGCTCTTTTGTCTTGAGCAATTCGAGGATGCCAAGCTCTCCGGCGTCTCCGAGTCTCCGTCCGAGCCGTATAATTCTTGTGTAACCGCCATTTCTTTCGGCGTACCACGGTGCAATCGTGTCAAAGAGCTTCCTGATAACAGCCTCTTCTTGAACAAACCTTGCAACCTGTCTCCGCGATGACAGGTCTCCCTTTTTTGCAAAAGTGATCATTCTCTCGGCAACCCTTTTCGCCTCTTTTGCCTTTGCAACCGTTGTTGTCACCCTTTCAATCTTAAAGAGGGACGTGACAAGGTTTCTAAGCATGGCCTTCCTGTGGCTTGCCGTTCTGCTCAGCTGTTTCCAGTCTTTCCTATGCCTCATTGACTATTTCCTCTCCTGTTGTGGCCATCCCCCCTCACCTCCATCCTCTCCCCCAGGGGAGAGGGTAGGGTGAGGGGATCACCCTTACTGGCTTGCCTCCTCACTTTCCAAAACCTTCTCCTCTTTTGGAGTCGTATCCTCAGGCTTTGAAGAAACTCTGTACTTCGAGACATCCATGCCGAAGTGCAAGTTGTCCCTGGCAAGTATTTCGGAGATTTCCTTCAGTGACTTTTTCCCGAAGTTTCTATACTTGAGCATATCCTGCTCGGTCTTACGAACAAGGTCTGCGATTGTCACTATCCCGGCATTCCTCAAGCAGTTTGCCGCACGAACGGAAAGCTCAAGTTCCTCGACACTCCTTTCGAGGAGCTTGCGCATCATTCTCGTCTCCTCATCCTCCTCAACCTCGGCCTCCTCCTCAACTTCTTCTTCAAAGTGTATGAAGAGAGAGAAGTGGTCCCTCAGTATTCTTGCAGCATGAGCAAGGGCATCGCCCGGAAGCACGCTTCCATCAGTCCATATCTCGACAATCAGCCGGTCGTAATCGATTCTCTGCCCGACTCTTGCACTCTCAACGAAGTAGCTCACCCGTTCAATCGGAGAGAACAGTGCGTCAATAGGGATAGTACCTATGTTCCTTGATTTCTCTGATTTCTCTGACTTCTCTGGTTCCTCCTGCATTTCGACCGGCACATATCCCCGCCCAGTCGAGATCTCCAGTTCGGCCTTGAATTCACCATTCTTGTTGATTGTAGCGATATGAAGGTCTGGCGTCAGGACTTCTATGTCAGGATCCGCTTCGAGATCGCCCGCGACCAGCCGTTTTTTCCCTTTTGCATTGAAATAGGCCTTCTTCACGCCGTCGGTGTGCATCTTCAGGCGCATCTTCTTTATGTTCAGGATTATTTCGGCCACATCCTCGACTACGCCGGGGATCGTGGCGAACTCATGAAGGGCTCCGTCAATCTTCACGGTCACCACAGCTGCTCCTTGCAGAGATGACAGAAGGACTCTGCGCAAGGAATTTCCAAGCGTAGTCCCGAATCCTCTCTCAAGAGGCTCGACCACAAACCTTCCGTACCGGTCAGTCATGGTCTTCTCGTCTATCTCAATTCTCTTGGGCATCTGAAATCCTTTCAGCTTCATGTAGCCATCCCCCTTCACAGTAGGTGACAGAGCCTTGAATCACTTCCAACAACGGCAGGCCAACTCTGAATAGCCAGGCGCCACCTCCTGTCAAAAGTCAACCTTTCTGAGAGTAGTAGATCAAAATTATTTTGAATAAAGCTCCACGATGAACTGCTCTTGAACCGCGACCGGGATGTCAGTGCGCGACGGTATCTGGACAAGCCTTCCTTTCATGTCTTCTCTGCTGACCTCGAGCCACTGGGGCAGGCCGCGGGCGCTTTGGCTTTCGAGCGCGGAGGTAATGAGCTTCAGGGTCTTGCTCTTCTCCCGCACAGCGACCTCGTCGCCGGCTCTGATCGCACGGCTTGGAACGTTGACGACCCTGTTGTTCACCTTAAGATGTCTGTGCCTCACGAGCTGCCTTGCAGCGTTTCTCGACGGGGCAAGCCCCATTCTGTAAACAACGTTGTCCAGGCGGGTCTCAAGAAGCTGAAGGAGTATTTCGCCGGTTTTCCCCTTCATTCCTTCCGCCTTGAGGAAGTAATTTCTGAACTGCCGTTCCATGATGCCGTAGATGCGTCTTGCTTTCTGCTTTTCTCTCAGCTGAAGCCCGTATCCAGTCTCTCTTCTTCTTCTGCCGCCCTTTCCATGCTCGCCCGGGACAAAATTCCTTTTGTCGATGGCGCAGTGATCAGTGAAACACCGGTCACCCTTGAGGAAGAGCTTCTCGCTTTCCCTTCTGCAGAGTCTGCATTTTCCTTCCCTGTACCTTGCCATTTATTGCCTCGTATCTCCTTCCCCTAACCCGCAGCCGGCGCCGCATGAATACGGCCGCTGCAAGGATTCCCTGAAGATTAGACCCTCCTTCTCTTCGGTGGTCTGCATCCGTTATGAGGAATTGGTGTCACGTCTCTTATTGCCGATATTTCCAGGCCTGCTGCCTGGAGGGATCTGATTGCCGCCTCCCTGCCGGAGCCGGGTCCTTTGACCCATACCTCTATCTTCTTCACTCCCTGACTCAAAGCCTCCTTTGCAGACGCCTCGGCAGCAATCTGCGCGGCAAATGGAGTGCTCTTCCTCGAGCCCTTGAACCCTACCTTCCCGGAGCTTGACCATGTAATCACATTTCCGGACGGATCGGTGATAGTCACAATGGTGTTATTGAAACTCGCCTGGATGTGGGCGACCCCGACATTCCCTACTTTCCGTTCCTTCTTCTTCGGCTTTTTTCCTTCTGGTGGCAAATTTTCCTCCTTGCTGGCCTTAGTTCCTATGCGCTTGCTGTCTCAGCTTTCTTTGTTGCCGGCGAAGCAGCCTTTTGCCTCCTCACTCCCGCAGTCTTCTTCGGACCCTTCCTTGTTCTTGCGTTTGTCTTGGTTCTCTGTCCCCTGACGGGAAGGCCCTTTCTATGTCTCAATCCACGGTAGGCGCCGACATCCATGAGGCGCTTGATATGCAGAGAGACCTCTCCGCGAAGGGCTCCTTCGACCTTGCAGTTGCGCTCAATCTCACTCCTGAGTTTTGCAGTATCCTCTTCAGAGAGACTCTTCACTCTCATGTTAGGATTGACTCCGGTAATCTTGAGAATCTTTCTTGCCGTTGAATCACCAATTCCAAAGATGTAAGTGAGAGCCACCTCGACTCTCTTCTCAGCAGGGAGATCAACACCAGCTATTCTTGCCAAGTTCTACCTCCTGACGAAACCCCAGACTTAGGACTTCTGTCTCTGCCTGTGTCTCGGATTCTTGCAGATGACGCGAAGAATCCCTTCCCTTCTCACAATCTTGCATTGTTCGCAAATCTTCTTTACTGATGCCCTGACTTTCATTCAGCTAACCCTCAGCGTTGTCCGGCTTTATTCCGGGACCAGAATCTTCGGTGAAAATACTCTCAACTCTATTTGTAGCGATAAATAATCCGGCCCCTCGTCAAGTCGTAGGGTGAAAGCTCAACTGTTACCTTGTCCCCGGGCAGTATCTTTATGAAGTTCATCCGCATCTTTCCTGAAATGTGAGCAAGTACCCTGTGACCGTTCTCGAGTTCCACTCTGAATGTTGCGTTGGGAAGAGGTTCGATTACAGTACCATCAACCTGTACGCCTTCTTCCTTAGGCACGGATTTCCACCTGCCTCAAGTGACGATGCCATTCAGGGCAATCTGTGCCCCGGGCTCCGCTCTGAACTCTATCCAACACAAGAAAGAACCTCCGGCCCATCGCTCAAAACCGCCACCGTGTGTTCGAAGTGTGCAGACAGGGACCTATCCCTTGTCACAACTGTCCATCCATCGTCAAGAATCTCCACTTCGAAATTGCCGGCGTTAACCATCGGCTCAATTGCAAAGACCATTCCTTCCTTAATCAGTGCCCCGCTTCCTTCCCTTCCATAGTTTGGAATCTGGGGCTCCTCATGCATTTCCTTTCCTATGCCATGGCCTGATAGGGCCCTCACGACGGAAAACCCGTTGGATTCGACCGATGACTGTATCGCATGCGAAATCGCTCCCACCCGGTTCCCCGGCCTTGCCTTCTCTATCCCCTTCACGAGAGCCTCTTCGGCAGAAGCAAGAAGTCTCTTGCCGATATCATGGACATCGCCTACTGCAAAGCTCCTGGCAGAATCTCCGTAATAGCCGTTCTTGAGGACCCCTATGTCAACACTCACGATGTCTCCTCCATTGATCATTCGTTCTCCAGGGATCCCGTGAACCACTTCGTGATTCACTGACACGCACATGTTTGCCGGAAACCCTCTGTACCCTTTGAAAGCGGGCACTGCACCATTTTTTCTTATGTATGCGTCAACTTCCCTGTCGAGCTCCACCGTCGAAATGCCGGGTCTGAGAAGATGTCCGACGAGCTCGAGGCATCCGGCTACAAGCGCGGAGCTCCCGGCAATCAACTTGATTTCTTCCTTGCTCTTGATCGGAATCAACTCGTGCGCTCCTCATTCCACCCTCTCTCGATGTAGGAGGAAAACAACTCCTTGTGCCTGTCTCCGGATAGAAGAGAGCCATCAGCCTGCACTGCTGTTCAGACTTTTCACAACCCTGCCAAAGACACTGCTTACTTCTCCGTCCCCGCTAATCGAATGGAGAAGCGAACGTTCCCTGTAAAATGCAAGAAGCGGCTCCGTGCTTGAATGATAAACTGCAATTCTCGTTCTGACAGTTTCCTCAGCATCATCAGCTCTTTTCTCGAGCTTCCCCCCGCATGCATCGCACCGGCCCGGAACCCTGGTCGGATTCGTCGCCAGGTTATAATTCGCGGCGCACTTGGAGCATACGACTCTTGACACAAGCCTCTTCACAATCACTGCTTCGGGAACATCCACATTCACAACTGCATCAAGCCGTGTGCCCATCTCGCCGAGGAGTTTCTCGAATTCCAGGGCTTGGGGTTCGGTCCGCGGAAATCCATCGAGGATGAAACCTCCCTTTGCATCATTCCGGGAGATTCTCTCCCTTACGATCCCCAGCATCACGTCGTCAGGAACAAGCTTGCCCTTGTCGAGAAATTTCTCTGCTTCCGACCCAAGCTCAAGCTTCAGCTTGATCGCCTCTCTGAGAATTTCTCCCGTCGAAATGAGAGGAATCTTGTATCTCTGAGAGAGGAGCCTTCCCTGGGTGCCCTTACCTGAACCCGGCGGTCCAAGGAGAACCACTCTCAAGCTTTTCCTCCGTCAATTCATTCACGCCGTCGCCTGGGGCGCCCGACCCTATCTTCTCCCCCTGATTCTTCCGCCCTTGAGGAACCCGTCGTAGTGCCGCATAACAAGGTGAGACTCGATCTGCTGGAGTGTATCAAGCGCAACGCCGACCACAATCAGCAGACTCGTTCCTCCGAAGTAGAAGGGAGCATTAAACTTCCTGATCAGAACATCAGGAAGAACCGCTATTGCAGCGAGAAATACGGCTCCAGGAAGAGTAATCCTGGTCATGATGCCGTCGATGTACTCTGCGGTCTTCTTTCCGGGTCTCATGCCCGGGATGAAACCGCCATATTTTTTCATATTGTCGGCAAGATCGTTCGGATTGAGAACAATAGCCGTGTAGAAATAGGTGAAGAATATTATTATTGCCGAATAAAGTATGAGATAGACCGGCGCGCCAGGCTG comes from the Candidatus Eisenbacteria bacterium genome and includes:
- a CDS encoding isochorismatase family cysteine hydrolase; translated protein: MDYYVTEGSLREKTNEWLARIKLYNRHRMKIRKGGAALMVIDMQKYFLDPSSPSFICGGLAILPNVKRLIRAFRRAKRPVIYTRHVHHPDRIDAGIMEWWWEGMCVEGTPESEVHEDIFPRRNEKVVLKHRYSAFYNTDLETILRCLKIEDLVISGIMTNMCCESTARDAYYRDLRVFFLADGTGTINEEMHLASLLNLSLGFAYVTTVSDIVRQAQS
- the rpsD gene encoding 30S ribosomal protein S4 produces the protein MARYREGKCRLCRRESEKLFLKGDRCFTDHCAIDKRNFVPGEHGKGGRRRRETGYGLQLREKQKARRIYGIMERQFRNYFLKAEGMKGKTGEILLQLLETRLDNVVYRMGLAPSRNAARQLVRHRHLKVNNRVVNVPSRAIRAGDEVAVREKSKTLKLITSALESQSARGLPQWLEVSREDMKGRLVQIPSRTDIPVAVQEQFIVELYSK
- a CDS encoding S9 family peptidase; the protein is MRRGRCCKLVVPIVASLVVVVLASLCLAAEPKLIPRQTIFGNPVKAGPQISPDGTRLSYLAPVNNVLNVWVRTIGAQDDKAVTKDTNRGIRIYFWAADGKHILYLQDVGGNENWRLYGVNLQSSEIRELTPFENVQVQIVARDKHFPNELLIAMNKENPQVHDVYHLDLATGELKLVAKNPGNVAGWVIDRNFKVRGATASTPEGGFDLLIRDNEQSDWKKLLTWDSENSLTSGAFGFSKDGNYLFLIDSRDVNAGRVVKMEISTGKIQVIAEDPQYDASDVMISPDTYEVQAVEFTKERKSWTVIDKLIKADFDKIAKLDRGDFSAYSRDDADGTWIVGFSADDGPVSYFAYDRKKQSGTFLFDNRPELNNYTLAQMEPVSFKSRDGLTVYGYLTYPLGKDKKNLPLVLNVHGGPWARDLWGYNPDAQWLANRGYACLQINFRGSTGYGKSFVNAGDHEWGGKMHDDLVDGVKWAIAQGIADPKKVAIYGGSYGGYAALVGATFTPDLFCCAVDIVGPSNLLTFIQSVPPYWSSLRSLFYKRIGNPDTEPDFLKARSPLFKVDQIKIPMLIAQGANDPRVKQAESEQIVAAIKARGIEHQYMLFPDEGHGFAKPDNRLRFYAAAEKFLAKYLGGRYEE
- a CDS encoding family 10 glycosylhydrolase gives rise to the protein MRPGTRSCGFFSFLLLLLLFLFHPSVSLSTPRARTTPGSVHERRALWVVRTTLTSPEKIEQMVREAKKANFNMLFVQVRGRGDAYYSSSIVPPPEDMNRSGFDPLSLVITRAHSAGLEVHAWVNVFLTWSKPTKPVSPDHAVNLHPEWFGAFPDGRSFVSISREELGRRSIEGLFLSPGNPDVREYIRAVVSEIVEKYAVDGIHLDYVRFPTLKSGFDEISRREFMRVYYVDPLSLETGPGAVLDYFGAPGLADLAGKWKNWQIECVTETVKGIGEVIRRERPGIVFSAAVMPDSDASRDLHGQDWVSWVRNGYLDFAVPMCYSRSSEVIERQLRKAVQSAGKDRVMAGIAVYNQHSRSAVEKIRIARRLGVLGVSLFSYDSVGERKEYLQSLRRDVFQSPASIPNSQ
- a CDS encoding FAD-linked oxidase C-terminal domain-containing protein, giving the protein MLSDALLKKLRKELGQENVLTSDEELVCHSYDATLIRSLPDAVVTPRTAEDVSKVLVLANENAIPVTPRGSGTGLTGGSVPLRGGIVLCLTKMNSIREIAPADLLAVVEPGVVTGELQRKLEEEGLFYPPDPASLEISSIGGNIGNSAGGPRGFKYGMTKDYILGLEVVLPTGELVKTGARTVKCVTGYDLARLFTGSEGTLGVITSAILRLIPVPEERITVLASFKRLEDAASLVSEAVSAGLAPSALEIMDSVTLSAVKESSGLNSPEGTSAVVLSETDGFSEVAMKEAQKVRELSIKNGAISVQMEKDKERREKLWAARRGAFAALARKKPTTILEDIVVPRTKLVEMVRAVAEIGRRHQLVIATYGHAGDGNLHPTILCDKRDEDEMRRAGSAAGEIFERALDLGGTLSGEHGIGFEKARFLKKEIGEAGIKIMKRLKDSFDPKGIMNPGKMFE
- a CDS encoding (Fe-S)-binding protein, with amino-acid sequence MQYPHISAHSEDIVRCIKCGLCKSVCPPYLETFVESEGARGRVALVEALQDGRLTLSHILSDRIFTCLNCKACVEACPSGCNVDDLVLSLRAELASRGKIGLIKRLVLNDIVPSRTKLDLAVKAGSVFQRFPGLFSMLGLDGEGGFPKLQGRSFIDSHRPGRRVRNPVMRVGFFVGCGTNFLHTEAGEAIVWVLERHGCEVIVPREQVCCGTPVFNSGEFGTGRKLAERNLEVFEKAKVDAVITGCGSCGLTLKKEWHEVLGVDAREFSNKVYDFSEFLVKELKLQKPRRSFLLAVTYHDPCHLARGQGIKDEPREILKNIPGVNLVEMRESTRCCGGAGTFAFTWPELSRKIGSRKALSIRDTAASMVTTSCPGCYLQLRRVLRANDIEMSVKHVAELYASAL
- the rpmJ gene encoding 50S ribosomal protein L36, with the translated sequence MKVRASVKKICEQCKIVRREGILRVICKNPRHRQRQKS
- the rpsM gene encoding 30S ribosomal protein S13 — its product is MARIAGVDLPAEKRVEVALTYIFGIGDSTARKILKITGVNPNMRVKSLSEEDTAKLRSEIERNCKVEGALRGEVSLHIKRLMDVGAYRGLRHRKGLPVRGQRTKTNARTRKGPKKTAGVRRQKAASPATKKAETASA
- the rpsK gene encoding 30S ribosomal protein S11, which translates into the protein MPPEGKKPKKKERKVGNVGVAHIQASFNNTIVTITDPSGNVITWSSSGKVGFKGSRKSTPFAAQIAAEASAKEALSQGVKKIEVWVKGPGSGREAAIRSLQAAGLEISAIRDVTPIPHNGCRPPKRRRV
- the rplQ gene encoding 50S ribosomal protein L17, which gives rise to MRHRKDWKQLSRTASHRKAMLRNLVTSLFKIERVTTTVAKAKEAKRVAERMITFAKKGDLSSRRQVARFVQEEAVIRKLFDTIAPWYAERNGGYTRIIRLGRRLGDAGELGILELLKTKEQREAEKAKIAELKAQKEEKEKKRKSLRP
- a CDS encoding DNA-directed RNA polymerase subunit alpha, producing the protein MKLKGFQMPKRIEIDEKTMTDRYGRFVVEPLERGFGTTLGNSLRRVLLSSLQGAAVVTVKIDGALHEFATIPGVVEDVAEIILNIKKMRLKMHTDGVKKAYFNAKGKKRLVAGDLEADPDIEVLTPDLHIATINKNGEFKAELEISTGRGYVPVEMQEEPEKSEKSEKSRNIGTIPIDALFSPIERVSYFVESARVGQRIDYDRLIVEIWTDGSVLPGDALAHAARILRDHFSLFIHFEEEVEEEAEVEEDEETRMMRKLLERSVEELELSVRAANCLRNAGIVTIADLVRKTEQDMLKYRNFGKKSLKEISEILARDNLHFGMDVSKYRVSSKPEDTTPKEEKVLESEEASQ